Proteins found in one Planococcus citri chromosome 2, ihPlaCitr1.1, whole genome shotgun sequence genomic segment:
- the su(sable) gene encoding general transcriptional corepressor trfA isoform X5, with protein MCSIMSKEMEADDIEDGEILEDESNEPTFPIKECPNNNEFPIVNKDFPHFEIENFEQKLHDEVKNSFAEYFSHHLKDKRNHHHESHKNSRRDRSTYSDIPRKRRRMDDGDGCIRNDKTYYEKNNKSNYEVPSMKNYDEETNDDDMIYVLGGSLNDSEKPHMPMKNEMPYDLNDSMMYPNEDENDDSRPYHKRSPLRRDNYKKDRSRPRGLSDRGPDRGFDRGSDRGPDRGFDRGPDRGSDRGLDRGPDRCNVGMAKRRGRGGGVGVRGGGEMHRKGKPRDREDNNDFYNNQGKNQRGNEPMYSHQYNMPRKLEVCKFYLNDCCTKRDKCIYMHNDFPCKYHHTPGSTCHLGKSCKFSHSKLDEIQRAVLKKYADIPCKEIDDMQRFHRENSGSSTYSAHKEKKESANANNQNSRIPSLFDVKIPIPPEFRDEEGSSTPMPSPQSGSQIYDDDENDETIYNKMNHDHNDRHTETTTDGEDTDRKHSNEDTAHKSHHRKKSKKGDDHSSDSERRKHSEKRKKHSKKEERKFDKKKKHEQKQVDDTYSNMFPELEEPPWDADFDKEDEPQEQAPALALTPAVVTPAIVEEQRSPKHEQKEPSDALSHLPKKQQELFLRIQQHQKEAETGQNSNIDEKDDEEDGKADVNWYSSDEEEPEKPESSSPLATILRTIQTNSNNVPSNEKSNNSNPVNTYLPNTSSSRPAPSQETDSVMVDPSQLANIDLSDEVTQLLKSVMKTDASSSNQPASTDSLPSNSDRDDRVFSHSSRRSSDDKNYQIDQMTSNVAKPSQNEDVDLRYLNANSILNTASLFASNSHESNPNNDIDFRTLPFKPVPIHDAATEINASITAHPPMEYKLKPLSFIPRVNYASMTDVAKMCVNDPRFKKKLMNPSSTENVENAHSCPPFIPQDPRHALAVKSMNETPRIDPRLADPRKPHTIDPRLDTKNAVPNSKLDQRPDPRMMEAKVPDKEPVRPIVDFRDPRLKSCKFPEIPMPFPIMTPLPPILPEMAAPMPVRKEDPRLKYRANQK; from the exons TAAAGAAATGGAAGCCGATGATATCGAAGATGGCGAAATATTGGAGGATGAAAGTAACGAGCCAACCTTCCCAATCAAAGAATGTCCTAACAATAACGAGTTCCCAATCGTAAATAAAGACTTCccacattttgaaattgaaaatttcgaacaaaaacTTCACGATGAGGTGAAGAACTCCTTCgcagaatatttttctcatcatCTCAAAGACAAGAGAAACCATCATCATGAATCTCATAAAAATTCGAGACGCGATCGATCGACGTATTCTGATATACCAAGAAAACGCAGAAGAATGGATGATGGCGATGGGTGTATCAGAAACGATAAAACGTATTACGAAAAA aataaCAAGTCGAATTACGAAGTTCCCAGTATGAAGAATTATGACGAAGAAACCAACGATGATGATATGATTTATGTGTTAGGAGGTTCGTTGAATGATAGTGAAAAACCGCATATGcctatgaaaaatgaaatgccGTATGATTTAAATGATTCGATGATGTACCCTAATGAAG ATGAAAACGACGATTCTCGACCGTACCATAAACGATCTCCTTTACGAAGAGACAACTATAAGAAAGATCGAAGTCGTCCCCGTGGTCTTTCAGATCGAGGCCCTGACCGAGGTTTCGATAGAGGATCGGATAGAGGACCGGACCGAGGATTTGATAGAGGTCCTGATAGAGGCTCCGATCGCGGGCTGGACCGTGGACCTGATCGTTGCAACGTAGGCATGGCCAAAAGACGAGGTAGAGGCGGCGGTGTCGGAGTGCGCGGAGGAGGAGAAATGCACCGCAAAGGAAAACCCAGAGATAGAGAAGATAATAATGACTTTTATAATAATCAAGGAAAAAATCAGAGG gGGAACGAACCTATGTATTCGCATCAGTACAATATGCCTCGTAAACTGGAAGTTTGTAAATTCTATCTAAACGATTGCTGTACTAAACGAGATAAATGTATATACATGCACAATGATTTCCCTTGTAAATATCATCATACTCCTGGATCAACTTGTCATCTTGGCAAAAGTTGCAAATTTAGTCACTCGAAATTAGACGAAATTCAAAGAGCTgttctcaaaaaa TACGCGGATATACCTTGTAAAGAAATCGATGATATGCAACGCTTTCACCGAGAAAATAGCGGAAGTTCTACATACTCGGCTCATAAAGAGAAGAAAGAATCAGCTAATGCGAATAATCAAAATTCTCGAATACCGTCTTTGTTCGACGTGAAAATACCAATACCACCGGAATTTCGAG ACGAAGAAGGTAGTTCCACACCTATGCCTTCTCCTCAGAGCGGTTCTCAAATCTACGACGATGATGAAAA tGACGAAActatttataataaaatgaaCCATGATCATAATGACCGACACACAGAAACGACAACAGATGGAGAAGACACCGACAGAAAGCATAGCAATGAAGATACTGCGCACAAGAGTCATCATAGAAAAAAGAGTAAGAAAGGCGACGATCACAGCAGCGATAGCGAAAGAAGAAAACATtctgaaaaacgtaaaaaacattcgaaaaaagaagaaagaaaattcgacaagaagaaaaaacacgAACAAAAACAAGTCGATGATACTTATTCGAACATGTTTCCTGAACTGGAAGAACCTCCTTGGGATGCAGATTTCGACAAAGAAGACGAACCCCAAGAACAAG ctccagctCTTGCACTTACTCCAGCTGTTGTTACTCCTGCCATTGTAGAAGAACAACGAAGTCCGAAACACGAACAAAAAGAACCATCGGACGCGTTATCTCATCTACCTAAAAAACAACAAGAATTATTTTTAAGGATACAACAACATCAAAAAGAAGCCGAAACCGGTCAA AATTccaatattgatgaaaaagacGACGAAGAAGATGGTAAGGCAGACGTTAATTGGTACTCAAGTGATGAGGAAGAACCGGAGAAACCCGAGAGTTCATCTCCATTAGCTACTATTTTGAGAACAATTCAAACTAATTCAAATAACGTTCCTAGCAATGAGAAATCAAATAATTCTAATCCTGTAAATACGTATTTGCCGAATACTTCTTCGTCTAGACCGGCACCTTCTCAAGAGACTGATTCTGTG ATGGTTGATCCCTCGCAATTAGCAAATATCGATCTTAGCGACGAAGTCACTCAATTACTAAAGTCTGTTATGAAAACAGATGCTTCCTCAAGCAACCAACCAGCTTCTACGGATTCATTACCATCGAACTCTGATAGAGATGATCGAGTGTTCTCGCATTctag CAGGAGGTCTTCggatgataaaaattatcaaattgatcaaatgacGAGCAATGTAGCTAAGCCTTCTCAAAATGAAGACGTTGATCTGCGTTATTTAAATGCTAATAGCATATTGAACACCGCTTCGTTGTTTGCTTCTAATAGTCACGAATCTAATCCAAATAATGATATCGATTTTCGAACGTTACCATTTAAACCTGTTCCTATTCACGATGCTGCCACAGAAATAAATGCTTCGATTACTGCCCATCCCCCGATGGAGTATAAATTAAAACCACTCTCGTTTATTCCTCGTGTAAATTACGCTTCCATGACGGACGTGGCCAAA atgtGTGTAAACGATCCTCGCTTCAAAAAGAAACTAATGAATCCATCGAGTACAGAAAACGTAGAAAATGCTCACTCATGTCCACCATTCATACCGCAAGATCCACGTCATGCTTTAGCTGTCAAATCTATGAACGAAACGCCACGTATTGATCCAAGACTAGCAGATCCTCGTAAGCCTCACACAATCGATCCACGATTAGATACCAAGAACGCCGTTCCTAATTCGAAACTTGATCAAAGACCCGATCCTAGAATGATGGAAGCAAAAGTACCAGATAAAGAACCAGTTCGTCCTATTGTCGATTTTCGTGATCCTAGACTTAAATCTTGTAAATTTCCCGAAATTCCTATGCCTTTCCCTATAATGACACCTTTACCTCCGATTTTACCTGAAATGGCAGCCCCTATGCCGGTTAGGAAAGAAGATCCTAGGTTAAAATACAGAGCTAACCAAAAGTAA
- the su(sable) gene encoding general transcriptional corepressor trfA isoform X7, whose amino-acid sequence MEADDIEDGEILEDESNEPTFPIKECPNNNEFPIVNKDFPHFEIENFEQKLHDEVKNSFAEYFSHHLKDKRNHHHESHKNSRRDRSTYSDIPRKRRRMDDGDGCIRNDKTYYEKNNKSNYEVPSMKNYDEETNDDDMIYVLGGSLNDSEKPHMPMKNEMPYDLNDSMMYPNEDENDDSRPYHKRSPLRRDNYKKDRSRPRGLSDRGPDRGFDRGSDRGPDRGFDRGPDRGSDRGLDRGPDRCNVGMAKRRGRGGGVGVRGGGEMHRKGKPRDREDNNDFYNNQGKNQRGNEPMYSHQYNMPRKLEVCKFYLNDCCTKRDKCIYMHNDFPCKYHHTPGSTCHLGKSCKFSHSKLDEIQRAVLKKYADIPCKEIDDMQRFHRENSGSSTYSAHKEKKESANANNQNSRIPSLFDVKIPIPPEFRDEEGSSTPMPSPQSGSQIYDDDENDETIYNKMNHDHNDRHTETTTDGEDTDRKHSNEDTAHKSHHRKKSKKGDDHSSDSERRKHSEKRKKHSKKEERKFDKKKKHEQKQVDDTYSNMFPELEEPPWDADFDKEDEPQEQAPALALTPAVVTPAIVEEQRSPKHEQKEPSDALSHLPKKQQELFLRIQQHQKEAETGQNSNIDEKDDEEDGKADVNWYSSDEEEPEKPESSSPLATILRTIQTNSNNVPSNEKSNNSNPVNTYLPNTSSSRPAPSQETDSVMVDPSQLANIDLSDEVTQLLKSVMKTDASSSNQPASTDSLPSNSDRDDRVFSHSSRRSSDDKNYQIDQMTSNVAKPSQNEDVDLRYLNANSILNTASLFASNSHESNPNNDIDFRTLPFKPVPIHDAATEINASITAHPPMEYKLKPLSFIPRVNYASMTDVAKMCVNDPRFKKKLMNPSSTENVENAHSCPPFIPQDPRHALAVKSMNETPRIDPRLADPRKPHTIDPRLDTKNAVPNSKLDQRPDPRMMEAKVPDKEPVRPIVDFRDPRLKSCKFPEIPMPFPIMTPLPPILPEMAAPMPVRKEDPRLKYRANQK is encoded by the exons ATGGAAGCCGATGATATCGAAGATGGCGAAATATTGGAGGATGAAAGTAACGAGCCAACCTTCCCAATCAAAGAATGTCCTAACAATAACGAGTTCCCAATCGTAAATAAAGACTTCccacattttgaaattgaaaatttcgaacaaaaacTTCACGATGAGGTGAAGAACTCCTTCgcagaatatttttctcatcatCTCAAAGACAAGAGAAACCATCATCATGAATCTCATAAAAATTCGAGACGCGATCGATCGACGTATTCTGATATACCAAGAAAACGCAGAAGAATGGATGATGGCGATGGGTGTATCAGAAACGATAAAACGTATTACGAAAAA aataaCAAGTCGAATTACGAAGTTCCCAGTATGAAGAATTATGACGAAGAAACCAACGATGATGATATGATTTATGTGTTAGGAGGTTCGTTGAATGATAGTGAAAAACCGCATATGcctatgaaaaatgaaatgccGTATGATTTAAATGATTCGATGATGTACCCTAATGAAG ATGAAAACGACGATTCTCGACCGTACCATAAACGATCTCCTTTACGAAGAGACAACTATAAGAAAGATCGAAGTCGTCCCCGTGGTCTTTCAGATCGAGGCCCTGACCGAGGTTTCGATAGAGGATCGGATAGAGGACCGGACCGAGGATTTGATAGAGGTCCTGATAGAGGCTCCGATCGCGGGCTGGACCGTGGACCTGATCGTTGCAACGTAGGCATGGCCAAAAGACGAGGTAGAGGCGGCGGTGTCGGAGTGCGCGGAGGAGGAGAAATGCACCGCAAAGGAAAACCCAGAGATAGAGAAGATAATAATGACTTTTATAATAATCAAGGAAAAAATCAGAGG gGGAACGAACCTATGTATTCGCATCAGTACAATATGCCTCGTAAACTGGAAGTTTGTAAATTCTATCTAAACGATTGCTGTACTAAACGAGATAAATGTATATACATGCACAATGATTTCCCTTGTAAATATCATCATACTCCTGGATCAACTTGTCATCTTGGCAAAAGTTGCAAATTTAGTCACTCGAAATTAGACGAAATTCAAAGAGCTgttctcaaaaaa TACGCGGATATACCTTGTAAAGAAATCGATGATATGCAACGCTTTCACCGAGAAAATAGCGGAAGTTCTACATACTCGGCTCATAAAGAGAAGAAAGAATCAGCTAATGCGAATAATCAAAATTCTCGAATACCGTCTTTGTTCGACGTGAAAATACCAATACCACCGGAATTTCGAG ACGAAGAAGGTAGTTCCACACCTATGCCTTCTCCTCAGAGCGGTTCTCAAATCTACGACGATGATGAAAA tGACGAAActatttataataaaatgaaCCATGATCATAATGACCGACACACAGAAACGACAACAGATGGAGAAGACACCGACAGAAAGCATAGCAATGAAGATACTGCGCACAAGAGTCATCATAGAAAAAAGAGTAAGAAAGGCGACGATCACAGCAGCGATAGCGAAAGAAGAAAACATtctgaaaaacgtaaaaaacattcgaaaaaagaagaaagaaaattcgacaagaagaaaaaacacgAACAAAAACAAGTCGATGATACTTATTCGAACATGTTTCCTGAACTGGAAGAACCTCCTTGGGATGCAGATTTCGACAAAGAAGACGAACCCCAAGAACAAG ctccagctCTTGCACTTACTCCAGCTGTTGTTACTCCTGCCATTGTAGAAGAACAACGAAGTCCGAAACACGAACAAAAAGAACCATCGGACGCGTTATCTCATCTACCTAAAAAACAACAAGAATTATTTTTAAGGATACAACAACATCAAAAAGAAGCCGAAACCGGTCAA AATTccaatattgatgaaaaagacGACGAAGAAGATGGTAAGGCAGACGTTAATTGGTACTCAAGTGATGAGGAAGAACCGGAGAAACCCGAGAGTTCATCTCCATTAGCTACTATTTTGAGAACAATTCAAACTAATTCAAATAACGTTCCTAGCAATGAGAAATCAAATAATTCTAATCCTGTAAATACGTATTTGCCGAATACTTCTTCGTCTAGACCGGCACCTTCTCAAGAGACTGATTCTGTG ATGGTTGATCCCTCGCAATTAGCAAATATCGATCTTAGCGACGAAGTCACTCAATTACTAAAGTCTGTTATGAAAACAGATGCTTCCTCAAGCAACCAACCAGCTTCTACGGATTCATTACCATCGAACTCTGATAGAGATGATCGAGTGTTCTCGCATTctag CAGGAGGTCTTCggatgataaaaattatcaaattgatcaaatgacGAGCAATGTAGCTAAGCCTTCTCAAAATGAAGACGTTGATCTGCGTTATTTAAATGCTAATAGCATATTGAACACCGCTTCGTTGTTTGCTTCTAATAGTCACGAATCTAATCCAAATAATGATATCGATTTTCGAACGTTACCATTTAAACCTGTTCCTATTCACGATGCTGCCACAGAAATAAATGCTTCGATTACTGCCCATCCCCCGATGGAGTATAAATTAAAACCACTCTCGTTTATTCCTCGTGTAAATTACGCTTCCATGACGGACGTGGCCAAA atgtGTGTAAACGATCCTCGCTTCAAAAAGAAACTAATGAATCCATCGAGTACAGAAAACGTAGAAAATGCTCACTCATGTCCACCATTCATACCGCAAGATCCACGTCATGCTTTAGCTGTCAAATCTATGAACGAAACGCCACGTATTGATCCAAGACTAGCAGATCCTCGTAAGCCTCACACAATCGATCCACGATTAGATACCAAGAACGCCGTTCCTAATTCGAAACTTGATCAAAGACCCGATCCTAGAATGATGGAAGCAAAAGTACCAGATAAAGAACCAGTTCGTCCTATTGTCGATTTTCGTGATCCTAGACTTAAATCTTGTAAATTTCCCGAAATTCCTATGCCTTTCCCTATAATGACACCTTTACCTCCGATTTTACCTGAAATGGCAGCCCCTATGCCGGTTAGGAAAGAAGATCCTAGGTTAAAATACAGAGCTAACCAAAAGTAA